From Rhododendron vialii isolate Sample 1 chromosome 10a, ASM3025357v1, the proteins below share one genomic window:
- the LOC131303957 gene encoding glutathione hydrolase 1-like isoform X1 yields MPSLLSTWPTITLLFFSLLSFMSSASNPSAFNSSRREVVTARRGVVAADDGRCSRIGRDVLREGGHAVDASVAVALCLGVVSPASSGIGGGAFMLIRLADGTTQALDMRETAPIKASENMYTGNATLKYSGALSVAVPGELAGLHQAWKLYGRLPWKRLVKPAEILARNGFMISPYLHMQMVKTESGIMSDVGLHNLFTSRGVLLEPGHLCRNQKLAKTLQEISEHGVEAFYNGSVGLNLVKDVKKAGGILTMEDLRRYQVKHREPVSADILGLKVLGMPPPSAGGAAMILVLNILAQYGFPMGVSGSLGIHREIEALKHAFAVRMSLGDPNFVNVNEVLVDMLSPKFAADLKKTILDNMTFSPNHYGGRWNLIQDHGTSHISIVDSQRNAVSMTTTVNSYFGAHLLSPSTGIVLNNEMADFSIPGNSSAGNAPPAPANFIRPFKRPLSSMTPAIILKGEHLKAVVGASGGSMIIAGTMEVFLNHFARKMDPFSSIMAPRYYHQLIPNILYYENWTTVTGDHFEVPAETRAALQKKGHTLEGLAGGTICQLVVQELEASSKFGELVGVSDPRKGGYPAGF; encoded by the exons ATGCCAT CTCTTTTGTCAACATGGCCCACCATAACACTTCTCTTCTTTTCACTATTGTCATTCATGTCAAGTGCTAGTAATCCTTCCGCATTCAATTCTTCTAGACGAGAGGTAGTCACAGCACGTCGAGGTGTAGTTGCCGCTGATGATGGTCGATGTTCCAGAATTGGGAGGGATGTTCTTCGGGAAGGAGGTCACGCTGTTGATGCATCAGTAGCTGTTGCTCTGTGCTTAGGTGTTGTGAGCCCAGCTTCAAGCGGCATCGGTGGAGGTGCATTCATGCTTATCAGGTTAGCCGATGGAACAACACAGGCCCTTGACATGAGAGAAACTGCACCTATAAAAGCTTCAGAG AACATGTACACTGGAAATGCTACTCTGAAATATAGTGGTGCACTCTCCGTAGCAGTCCCAGGGGAACTCGCAGGCCTTCATCAAGCATGGAAACTCTACGGAAGGCTCCCTTGGAAGAGGCTTGTCAAACCAGCTGAGATACTAGCCAGAAACGGATTCATGATTTCACCCTATCTCCACATGCAGATGGTTAAAACGGAATCAGGCATCATGTCAGATGTGGGACTTCACAACTTGTTCACATCAAGGGGAGTCCTATTGGAGCCAGGTCATTTATGCCGCAACCAAAAGCTCGCAAAGACACTCCAAGAAATCTCGGAACATGGTGTGGAAGCATTTTATAATGGATCAGTTGGGTTGAATTTGGTCAAAGATGTTAAGAAAGCTGGAGGGATATTGACCATGGAGGACTTGCGGCGTTACCAAGTTAAACATAGAGAACCAGTGTCTGCTGACATTCTTGGGCTTAAAGTACTTGGTATGCCGCCTCCTTCTGCTGGCGGTGCTGCTATGATACTT GTACTGAACATTCTTGCTCAATACGGATTTCCTATGGGAGTTTCTGGATCCCTTGGAATCCATAGAGAAATTGAAGCTTTGAAACATGCCTTTGCTGTGAGGATGTCTCTTGGTGATCCCAATTTTGTTAATGTCAACGAGGTCCTAGTTGATATGCTCTCTCCTAAGTTTGCGGCCGATTTGAAGAAAACCATATTGGATAACATGACATTTAGTCCCAACCACTACGGCGGACG GTGGAATCTGATCCAGGATCATGGAACCAGTCACATTTCCATTGTGGATAGCCAGCGAAATGCTGTTTCCATGACCACTACTGTCAACTCATACTTTGGGGCTCATCTTTTGTCTCCGAGTACAGGGATAGTCCTTAACAATGAAATGGCTGATTTCTCCATTCCTGGCAATAGTTCTGCTGGAAATGCACCTCCAGCACCTGCCAACTTTATTCGTCCTTTCAAAAGGCCATTGTCATCTATGACACCCGCTATTATCCTCAAG GGTGAACACCTGAAAGCTGTTGTAGGTGCAAGTGGGGGAAGCATGATTATTGCTGGGACGATGGAGGTCTTCTTGAATCATTTTGCCAGGAAAATGGACCCGTTTTCTTCTATCATGGCTCCAAGATATTATCATCAG CTGATTCCTAATATCCTATATTACGAAAACTGGACAACTGTGACTGGAGACCACTTTGAAGTTCCTGCAGAGACAAGAGCAGCCCTACAAAAGAAGGGCCATACCTTAGAAGGCCTTGCTGGTGGGACTATTTGCCAACTTGTTGTTCAAGAGCTGGAGGCTTCTTCAAAGTTTGGGGAGCTTGTGGGGGTTAGCGACCCAAGAAAGGGTGGATATCCAGCTGgtttctaa
- the LOC131303957 gene encoding glutathione hydrolase 1-like isoform X3 gives MYTGNATLKYSGALSVAVPGELAGLHQAWKLYGRLPWKRLVKPAEILARNGFMISPYLHMQMVKTESGIMSDVGLHNLFTSRGVLLEPGHLCRNQKLAKTLQEISEHGVEAFYNGSVGLNLVKDVKKAGGILTMEDLRRYQVKHREPVSADILGLKVLGMPPPSAGGAAMILVLNILAQYGFPMGVSGSLGIHREIEALKHAFAVRMSLGDPNFVNVNEVLVDMLSPKFAADLKKTILDNMTFSPNHYGGRWNLIQDHGTSHISIVDSQRNAVSMTTTVNSYFGAHLLSPSTGIVLNNEMADFSIPGNSSAGNAPPAPANFIRPFKRPLSSMTPAIILKGEHLKAVVGASGGSMIIAGTMEVFLNHFARKMDPFSSIMAPRYYHQLIPNILYYENWTTVTGDHFEVPAETRAALQKKGHTLEGLAGGTICQLVVQELEASSKFGELVGVSDPRKGGYPAGF, from the exons ATGTACACTGGAAATGCTACTCTGAAATATAGTGGTGCACTCTCCGTAGCAGTCCCAGGGGAACTCGCAGGCCTTCATCAAGCATGGAAACTCTACGGAAGGCTCCCTTGGAAGAGGCTTGTCAAACCAGCTGAGATACTAGCCAGAAACGGATTCATGATTTCACCCTATCTCCACATGCAGATGGTTAAAACGGAATCAGGCATCATGTCAGATGTGGGACTTCACAACTTGTTCACATCAAGGGGAGTCCTATTGGAGCCAGGTCATTTATGCCGCAACCAAAAGCTCGCAAAGACACTCCAAGAAATCTCGGAACATGGTGTGGAAGCATTTTATAATGGATCAGTTGGGTTGAATTTGGTCAAAGATGTTAAGAAAGCTGGAGGGATATTGACCATGGAGGACTTGCGGCGTTACCAAGTTAAACATAGAGAACCAGTGTCTGCTGACATTCTTGGGCTTAAAGTACTTGGTATGCCGCCTCCTTCTGCTGGCGGTGCTGCTATGATACTT GTACTGAACATTCTTGCTCAATACGGATTTCCTATGGGAGTTTCTGGATCCCTTGGAATCCATAGAGAAATTGAAGCTTTGAAACATGCCTTTGCTGTGAGGATGTCTCTTGGTGATCCCAATTTTGTTAATGTCAACGAGGTCCTAGTTGATATGCTCTCTCCTAAGTTTGCGGCCGATTTGAAGAAAACCATATTGGATAACATGACATTTAGTCCCAACCACTACGGCGGACG GTGGAATCTGATCCAGGATCATGGAACCAGTCACATTTCCATTGTGGATAGCCAGCGAAATGCTGTTTCCATGACCACTACTGTCAACTCATACTTTGGGGCTCATCTTTTGTCTCCGAGTACAGGGATAGTCCTTAACAATGAAATGGCTGATTTCTCCATTCCTGGCAATAGTTCTGCTGGAAATGCACCTCCAGCACCTGCCAACTTTATTCGTCCTTTCAAAAGGCCATTGTCATCTATGACACCCGCTATTATCCTCAAG GGTGAACACCTGAAAGCTGTTGTAGGTGCAAGTGGGGGAAGCATGATTATTGCTGGGACGATGGAGGTCTTCTTGAATCATTTTGCCAGGAAAATGGACCCGTTTTCTTCTATCATGGCTCCAAGATATTATCATCAG CTGATTCCTAATATCCTATATTACGAAAACTGGACAACTGTGACTGGAGACCACTTTGAAGTTCCTGCAGAGACAAGAGCAGCCCTACAAAAGAAGGGCCATACCTTAGAAGGCCTTGCTGGTGGGACTATTTGCCAACTTGTTGTTCAAGAGCTGGAGGCTTCTTCAAAGTTTGGGGAGCTTGTGGGGGTTAGCGACCCAAGAAAGGGTGGATATCCAGCTGgtttctaa
- the LOC131303957 gene encoding glutathione hydrolase 1-like isoform X4, with translation MISPYLHMQMVKTESGIMSDVGLHNLFTSRGVLLEPGHLCRNQKLAKTLQEISEHGVEAFYNGSVGLNLVKDVKKAGGILTMEDLRRYQVKHREPVSADILGLKVLGMPPPSAGGAAMILVLNILAQYGFPMGVSGSLGIHREIEALKHAFAVRMSLGDPNFVNVNEVLVDMLSPKFAADLKKTILDNMTFSPNHYGGRWNLIQDHGTSHISIVDSQRNAVSMTTTVNSYFGAHLLSPSTGIVLNNEMADFSIPGNSSAGNAPPAPANFIRPFKRPLSSMTPAIILKGEHLKAVVGASGGSMIIAGTMEVFLNHFARKMDPFSSIMAPRYYHQLIPNILYYENWTTVTGDHFEVPAETRAALQKKGHTLEGLAGGTICQLVVQELEASSKFGELVGVSDPRKGGYPAGF, from the exons ATGATTTCACCCTATCTCCACATGCAGATGGTTAAAACGGAATCAGGCATCATGTCAGATGTGGGACTTCACAACTTGTTCACATCAAGGGGAGTCCTATTGGAGCCAGGTCATTTATGCCGCAACCAAAAGCTCGCAAAGACACTCCAAGAAATCTCGGAACATGGTGTGGAAGCATTTTATAATGGATCAGTTGGGTTGAATTTGGTCAAAGATGTTAAGAAAGCTGGAGGGATATTGACCATGGAGGACTTGCGGCGTTACCAAGTTAAACATAGAGAACCAGTGTCTGCTGACATTCTTGGGCTTAAAGTACTTGGTATGCCGCCTCCTTCTGCTGGCGGTGCTGCTATGATACTT GTACTGAACATTCTTGCTCAATACGGATTTCCTATGGGAGTTTCTGGATCCCTTGGAATCCATAGAGAAATTGAAGCTTTGAAACATGCCTTTGCTGTGAGGATGTCTCTTGGTGATCCCAATTTTGTTAATGTCAACGAGGTCCTAGTTGATATGCTCTCTCCTAAGTTTGCGGCCGATTTGAAGAAAACCATATTGGATAACATGACATTTAGTCCCAACCACTACGGCGGACG GTGGAATCTGATCCAGGATCATGGAACCAGTCACATTTCCATTGTGGATAGCCAGCGAAATGCTGTTTCCATGACCACTACTGTCAACTCATACTTTGGGGCTCATCTTTTGTCTCCGAGTACAGGGATAGTCCTTAACAATGAAATGGCTGATTTCTCCATTCCTGGCAATAGTTCTGCTGGAAATGCACCTCCAGCACCTGCCAACTTTATTCGTCCTTTCAAAAGGCCATTGTCATCTATGACACCCGCTATTATCCTCAAG GGTGAACACCTGAAAGCTGTTGTAGGTGCAAGTGGGGGAAGCATGATTATTGCTGGGACGATGGAGGTCTTCTTGAATCATTTTGCCAGGAAAATGGACCCGTTTTCTTCTATCATGGCTCCAAGATATTATCATCAG CTGATTCCTAATATCCTATATTACGAAAACTGGACAACTGTGACTGGAGACCACTTTGAAGTTCCTGCAGAGACAAGAGCAGCCCTACAAAAGAAGGGCCATACCTTAGAAGGCCTTGCTGGTGGGACTATTTGCCAACTTGTTGTTCAAGAGCTGGAGGCTTCTTCAAAGTTTGGGGAGCTTGTGGGGGTTAGCGACCCAAGAAAGGGTGGATATCCAGCTGgtttctaa
- the LOC131303957 gene encoding glutathione hydrolase 1-like isoform X2: MLIRLADGTTQALDMRETAPIKASENMYTGNATLKYSGALSVAVPGELAGLHQAWKLYGRLPWKRLVKPAEILARNGFMISPYLHMQMVKTESGIMSDVGLHNLFTSRGVLLEPGHLCRNQKLAKTLQEISEHGVEAFYNGSVGLNLVKDVKKAGGILTMEDLRRYQVKHREPVSADILGLKVLGMPPPSAGGAAMILVLNILAQYGFPMGVSGSLGIHREIEALKHAFAVRMSLGDPNFVNVNEVLVDMLSPKFAADLKKTILDNMTFSPNHYGGRWNLIQDHGTSHISIVDSQRNAVSMTTTVNSYFGAHLLSPSTGIVLNNEMADFSIPGNSSAGNAPPAPANFIRPFKRPLSSMTPAIILKGEHLKAVVGASGGSMIIAGTMEVFLNHFARKMDPFSSIMAPRYYHQLIPNILYYENWTTVTGDHFEVPAETRAALQKKGHTLEGLAGGTICQLVVQELEASSKFGELVGVSDPRKGGYPAGF, translated from the exons ATGCTTATCAGGTTAGCCGATGGAACAACACAGGCCCTTGACATGAGAGAAACTGCACCTATAAAAGCTTCAGAG AACATGTACACTGGAAATGCTACTCTGAAATATAGTGGTGCACTCTCCGTAGCAGTCCCAGGGGAACTCGCAGGCCTTCATCAAGCATGGAAACTCTACGGAAGGCTCCCTTGGAAGAGGCTTGTCAAACCAGCTGAGATACTAGCCAGAAACGGATTCATGATTTCACCCTATCTCCACATGCAGATGGTTAAAACGGAATCAGGCATCATGTCAGATGTGGGACTTCACAACTTGTTCACATCAAGGGGAGTCCTATTGGAGCCAGGTCATTTATGCCGCAACCAAAAGCTCGCAAAGACACTCCAAGAAATCTCGGAACATGGTGTGGAAGCATTTTATAATGGATCAGTTGGGTTGAATTTGGTCAAAGATGTTAAGAAAGCTGGAGGGATATTGACCATGGAGGACTTGCGGCGTTACCAAGTTAAACATAGAGAACCAGTGTCTGCTGACATTCTTGGGCTTAAAGTACTTGGTATGCCGCCTCCTTCTGCTGGCGGTGCTGCTATGATACTT GTACTGAACATTCTTGCTCAATACGGATTTCCTATGGGAGTTTCTGGATCCCTTGGAATCCATAGAGAAATTGAAGCTTTGAAACATGCCTTTGCTGTGAGGATGTCTCTTGGTGATCCCAATTTTGTTAATGTCAACGAGGTCCTAGTTGATATGCTCTCTCCTAAGTTTGCGGCCGATTTGAAGAAAACCATATTGGATAACATGACATTTAGTCCCAACCACTACGGCGGACG GTGGAATCTGATCCAGGATCATGGAACCAGTCACATTTCCATTGTGGATAGCCAGCGAAATGCTGTTTCCATGACCACTACTGTCAACTCATACTTTGGGGCTCATCTTTTGTCTCCGAGTACAGGGATAGTCCTTAACAATGAAATGGCTGATTTCTCCATTCCTGGCAATAGTTCTGCTGGAAATGCACCTCCAGCACCTGCCAACTTTATTCGTCCTTTCAAAAGGCCATTGTCATCTATGACACCCGCTATTATCCTCAAG GGTGAACACCTGAAAGCTGTTGTAGGTGCAAGTGGGGGAAGCATGATTATTGCTGGGACGATGGAGGTCTTCTTGAATCATTTTGCCAGGAAAATGGACCCGTTTTCTTCTATCATGGCTCCAAGATATTATCATCAG CTGATTCCTAATATCCTATATTACGAAAACTGGACAACTGTGACTGGAGACCACTTTGAAGTTCCTGCAGAGACAAGAGCAGCCCTACAAAAGAAGGGCCATACCTTAGAAGGCCTTGCTGGTGGGACTATTTGCCAACTTGTTGTTCAAGAGCTGGAGGCTTCTTCAAAGTTTGGGGAGCTTGTGGGGGTTAGCGACCCAAGAAAGGGTGGATATCCAGCTGgtttctaa